One region of Nycticebus coucang isolate mNycCou1 chromosome 10, mNycCou1.pri, whole genome shotgun sequence genomic DNA includes:
- the KCNK6 gene encoding potassium channel subfamily K member 6 produces the protein MPAPPLVPLPLWDICGAPRALPELKRGAGRSGGGGHVSGASRVPEGAMRRGALLAGALVAYAVYLALGALLVAQLEGPHEAQLRAELEKLREQLLRRSPCVEPSALDAFVERVLAAGRLGRTVLANGSGSANASDPAWDFASALFFASTLVTTVGYGYTTPLTDAGKAFSIAFALLGVPTTMLLLTASAQRLSLLLTHAPLSWLSMRWGWDPRRAARWHMVALLGVIVTVCFLVPAAIFAHLEEAWSFLDAFYFCFISLSTIGLGDYVPGEAPNQTHRALYKVLVTVYLFLGLVAMVLLLQTFRHVSDLHGLTELILLPAPCPASLTENEDDCVDILGPQPESRQQLSASSHTDYASIPR, from the exons ATGCCCGCTCCTCCCCttgttcctcttcctctttgggacATCTGTGGCGCGCCTCGAGCACTCCCGGAACTGAAACGAGGTGCTGGGCGGTCGGGAGGCGGGGGCCACGTCAGCGGGGCCTCCCGGGTCCCGGAGGGCGCCATGCGGCGGGGCGCGCTCCTGGCGGGCGCCCTGGTGGCCTACGCCGTGTACCTGGCGCTGGGCGCGCTGCTGGTGGCGCAGCTGGAGGGGCCGCACGAAGCCCAGCTCCGAGCCGAGCTGGAGAAGCTGAGGGAGCAGCTGCTACGGCGTAGCCCGTGTGTGGAGCCCTCCGCCCTGGACGCCTTCGTGGAGCGGGTGCTGGCGGCCGGACGGCTGGGACGCACAGTGCTCGCCAACGGTTCGGGGTCTGCCAACGCCTCGGACCCCGCCTGGGACTTTGCTTCGGCTCTTTTCTTCGCCAGCACGCTGGTCACCACCGTGG GCTACGGTTACACGACACCGCTGACAGATGCAGGCAAGGCCTTCTCCATCGCCTTTGCACTGCTGGGCGTGCCGACCACCATGCTGCTGCTGACAGCCTCGGCCCAGCGCTTATCACTGCTGCTGACCCACGCGCCCCTTTCTTGGCTGAGCATGCGCTGGGGCTGGGACCCCCGGCGGGCGGCCCGCTGGCACATGGTGGCCCTGCTGGGGGTCATAGTGACCGTTTGCTTCCTGGTGCCGGCTGCAATCTTCGCCCACCTTGAGGAGGCCTGGAGCTTCCTGGATGCCTTCTACTTCTGCTTCATCTCTTTGTCCACCATCGGCCTGGGGGACTACGTGCCCGGGGAGGCCCCCAACCAGACCCACCGGGCCCTCTACAAGGTGCTGGTCACAG TCTACCTCTTCCTGGGCCTGGTTGCCATGGTGCTGCTGCTGCAGACTTTCCGCCACGTGTCTGACCTTCATGGCCTCACTGAGCTCATCCTGCTGCCCGCTCCATGCCCTGCTAGCCTCACTGAGAATGAGGACGATTGCGTGGACATTCTGGGTCCCCAGCCGGAGTCACGCCAGCAACTCTCTGCCAGCTCCCACACTGACTATGCCTCCATCCCCAGGTAG